Proteins encoded in a region of the Mariprofundus ferrinatatus genome:
- a CDS encoding ASKHA domain-containing protein has translation MPELKVRIDHHDLHLHVVDEEEGDSLKDILDHHGIVLPSDCGGVGKCGLCLVHIDEGECTQLTLSEQGTLSADEIGQGCRLACQARPLGDVTLAIHQTSHPAIWSDLETGKSGATASESDRLGVAIDLGTTQIRATLWNLDSGERMDGITSLNPQAVFGADVLNRLSAAKASNADAARLSRLAESAIAEAIQILTARHDVASALVVRVTVVANTAMLALLAGRNYEHLLEIEQWQKPVDCQPATLDPWRKAWGVASDADIVLVQPLAGFVGSDLLAAVLAFGLIESGDAALLIDFGTNSEVALWDGRRLWVTSVPGGPAFEGSGLSCGMPIMAGAIQRISAAGSDAPFELDVIGGGTARGVCGSGLVDAIAHLLRRKVLNRVGRLAEPFVKGGFPLDEAGNIRINNRDVDLFQRAKGATAAATLYLLEQAGLKQEALKRVCITGAFGSNLDCRHASEIGLIPDISPDTIELHYDSALSGCEALLLSHEQGRRLELLREQARLINMSMAPEFDMLFVDSLFLRPLPKSGIQAGSVLE, from the coding sequence GCGGCCTCTGTCTTGTCCATATCGATGAAGGAGAGTGTACGCAGCTCACCCTCTCCGAACAGGGTACACTCAGCGCCGATGAGATTGGCCAGGGCTGCAGGCTGGCTTGCCAGGCCAGACCACTTGGCGATGTCACATTGGCGATTCACCAGACGAGTCACCCGGCTATCTGGTCCGACCTCGAAACCGGCAAGTCAGGCGCGACGGCTTCCGAATCAGACAGGCTTGGTGTGGCCATCGATCTTGGCACCACGCAGATCAGGGCCACGCTGTGGAATCTCGACAGCGGTGAACGCATGGATGGCATTACATCACTCAACCCGCAGGCTGTGTTTGGTGCCGATGTGTTGAACCGCCTTTCCGCTGCCAAAGCGTCGAATGCGGATGCAGCCAGGCTTTCCCGGCTTGCCGAAAGTGCTATCGCTGAAGCCATTCAGATACTTACGGCGCGTCATGATGTGGCCAGCGCTCTGGTAGTCAGGGTTACGGTTGTTGCCAACACAGCCATGCTGGCGCTGCTTGCAGGCAGGAATTACGAGCACCTGCTTGAGATCGAGCAGTGGCAGAAGCCGGTGGATTGTCAACCCGCCACGCTTGATCCCTGGCGAAAGGCGTGGGGAGTTGCCAGCGATGCAGATATCGTACTGGTTCAGCCGCTGGCAGGATTTGTCGGCTCTGATCTGCTGGCCGCTGTGCTTGCATTCGGACTGATCGAATCCGGAGATGCGGCTCTGCTGATCGATTTTGGCACCAACTCCGAGGTTGCCCTCTGGGATGGCAGGCGGTTGTGGGTGACATCGGTGCCGGGAGGGCCGGCCTTTGAGGGCAGTGGCCTGAGCTGCGGCATGCCGATCATGGCGGGGGCGATACAAAGGATAAGCGCTGCCGGATCAGATGCTCCCTTTGAACTCGATGTGATTGGTGGCGGGACTGCCAGAGGAGTGTGTGGTTCGGGTCTGGTGGATGCCATCGCCCATCTGCTGCGTCGCAAGGTGCTCAATCGGGTAGGGCGTCTTGCCGAGCCCTTTGTGAAGGGGGGATTCCCGCTGGATGAAGCGGGAAACATCCGTATCAACAACCGGGATGTCGACCTGTTCCAGCGGGCCAAGGGTGCAACGGCTGCGGCCACCCTCTACCTGCTTGAGCAGGCAGGCCTGAAACAGGAGGCGTTGAAAAGGGTCTGCATCACAGGCGCATTCGGCAGCAATCTTGATTGCCGGCACGCCTCTGAGATCGGCCTGATACCGGATATATCTCCCGATACGATTGAGCTCCACTACGACAGTGCGCTCTCCGGCTGTGAAGCGCTGCTGCTCTCTCACGAGCAGGGTCGCAGGCTTGAATTGCTGCGTGAGCAGGCGAGGCTGATCAACATGTCGATGGCGCCGGAGTTCGATATGCTTTTCGTCGACAGTCTGTTTCTCAGGCCGCTTCCGAAAAGCGGCATTCAGGCCGGTTCTGTGCTAGAATAA